A stretch of Myxococcus hansupus DNA encodes these proteins:
- a CDS encoding TonB-dependent receptor family protein — translation MALFEHKLMQTLRWTLPALGLAWSAQAAAQSEPFQTHDGVVTAEPPSEGPVEDAPLLVDAPVGEPLILEPSAEAVERKFESVVVGTSEARTSGSIHVLKPATLERFERDDPEAILRTVPGVYARGEDGFGLRPNVGLRGVNPNRSKKITLLEDGILFGPAPYSAPAAYYFPLATRMQSIRVLKGPSAIQQGPQTVGGSVDFITRDIPAAESIWLDVAGGGYLYGKAHGVFGASTERAGFLLEGLHLRSDGFKELDTVGGNTGFTRNEWMAKGRYLLVPDGPVRQTLQIKLGYSDEDANETYLGLSDADLAAQPLRRYVATALDHMAWHRTQVVLSHVLEAGSLVVTTSVYRHDLTRVWRKVNRFRGASLSNVLADPRSARNAIYYGVLTGTLDTSSTEDTLLIGPNDRTFVSQGVQSIARWTLATGPLNHHVEVGARFHYDSLDRLHTEDAYLMQGGQLVRTNEPTYTTAHNKDSTHAVALHVTDAIAWGPLVLTPGVRLEIIRSHSVNRLMETSSSGAVEVLMPGMGVYGALTRELGLFAGAYRGFSPPAPGQPSAVLPEKSINYEGGARWTRRGERFEVLGFFSDYSNLTDICTFSSGCINDDLDRQTDAGKAFIHGLEVFGEKTFRPGGGLTFPVSLSYTFTRTRLREDFQSADPQFGNVRAGDELPYVPRHQLYATAGVETSFGGLALSAFYSGAMRERAGQGEAPPGLLTGELLTFDVNANWNFSRWGQLYLSARNILNEQVIVSRRPFGARPNAPRTLILGFKLNV, via the coding sequence ATGGCACTGTTCGAGCATAAGTTGATGCAGACGCTGCGTTGGACGCTTCCCGCGCTGGGGCTGGCGTGGAGCGCTCAGGCCGCGGCGCAGTCCGAGCCATTTCAGACACACGATGGTGTTGTCACCGCCGAGCCGCCGTCGGAAGGGCCCGTGGAGGACGCGCCGCTGCTGGTGGATGCTCCCGTGGGCGAACCCCTGATTCTGGAGCCTTCCGCGGAGGCCGTGGAGAGGAAGTTCGAAAGCGTGGTGGTGGGAACGTCGGAGGCGCGCACGAGTGGCTCCATCCACGTGCTGAAGCCCGCGACGTTGGAGCGTTTCGAGCGTGATGACCCGGAGGCCATTCTCCGAACCGTCCCTGGCGTGTACGCGCGGGGTGAGGACGGCTTCGGCCTGCGGCCCAACGTGGGCCTGCGCGGCGTCAACCCGAACCGGAGCAAGAAGATCACCCTGCTGGAGGACGGCATCCTCTTCGGCCCCGCGCCATACTCCGCGCCGGCGGCGTATTACTTCCCGCTCGCGACGCGCATGCAGAGCATCCGCGTCTTGAAGGGGCCCTCCGCCATTCAGCAAGGGCCGCAGACGGTCGGCGGCTCGGTGGATTTCATCACCCGGGACATTCCCGCGGCCGAGTCCATCTGGTTGGACGTGGCGGGGGGCGGGTACTTGTACGGCAAGGCGCATGGCGTCTTCGGGGCCAGCACCGAGCGCGCGGGCTTCCTGCTCGAAGGGCTCCACCTGCGCAGCGACGGCTTCAAGGAGCTGGACACCGTGGGGGGCAACACGGGCTTCACCCGCAACGAATGGATGGCCAAGGGCCGCTATCTGCTCGTTCCGGACGGTCCCGTGCGGCAGACGCTCCAAATCAAGCTGGGCTACTCCGACGAGGACGCCAACGAGACGTACCTGGGCCTCAGTGACGCGGACCTCGCCGCGCAGCCGCTGCGCCGCTATGTCGCCACCGCGCTGGACCACATGGCGTGGCACCGCACGCAGGTGGTGCTCAGCCACGTGCTCGAGGCGGGCTCCCTGGTGGTGACCACCTCCGTCTATCGCCACGACCTGACGCGCGTCTGGCGCAAGGTGAACCGCTTCCGAGGCGCGTCGCTCTCCAATGTGCTCGCGGACCCGAGGAGCGCACGCAACGCCATCTACTATGGCGTGCTCACCGGCACGCTCGATACATCGTCAACGGAGGACACGCTGCTGATTGGGCCCAATGACCGGACGTTCGTGTCGCAGGGCGTCCAGAGCATCGCCCGTTGGACCCTCGCCACGGGCCCGCTGAACCACCACGTCGAAGTCGGCGCCCGCTTCCACTACGACAGCCTTGACCGCCTCCACACCGAGGATGCGTACCTCATGCAAGGCGGTCAGCTCGTGCGAACCAACGAGCCCACGTACACGACGGCCCACAACAAGGACTCCACGCACGCCGTGGCCCTGCACGTGACGGACGCGATTGCTTGGGGGCCGCTGGTGCTGACCCCGGGGGTGCGCCTGGAAATCATCCGCTCCCACTCCGTGAACCGACTGATGGAGACGTCGTCGAGCGGAGCGGTGGAGGTGTTGATGCCAGGCATGGGCGTCTACGGTGCGTTGACCCGAGAGCTGGGGCTGTTCGCGGGCGCCTATCGCGGATTTTCGCCACCCGCCCCTGGACAGCCGTCCGCGGTACTTCCTGAGAAGAGCATCAACTATGAGGGGGGCGCGCGGTGGACGCGCCGCGGCGAGCGTTTCGAGGTCTTGGGCTTTTTCAGCGACTACTCGAACCTCACCGATATCTGCACCTTCTCCAGCGGGTGCATCAATGACGACCTCGATCGGCAGACAGACGCGGGAAAGGCGTTCATCCATGGCCTGGAAGTCTTCGGTGAGAAGACCTTTCGTCCAGGCGGCGGCCTGACGTTTCCCGTGTCGCTGTCCTACACCTTCACGCGCACGCGGCTGCGTGAGGACTTCCAGTCGGCGGACCCGCAGTTCGGCAACGTGCGCGCGGGCGACGAGCTCCCCTACGTTCCGCGTCACCAGCTCTACGCCACCGCGGGTGTGGAGACCTCGTTCGGCGGGCTGGCCCTGAGCGCGTTCTACTCGGGGGCCATGCGTGAGCGGGCGGGGCAGGGCGAGGCGCCTCCGGGCTTGCTGACGGGCGAGCTGCTGACGTTCGACGTCAACGCGAACTGGAACTTCTCTCGCTGGGGCCAGTTGTACCTGAGCGCACGCAACATCCTCAATGAGCAGGTCATCGTGTCGCGCCGGCCCTTTGGCGCGCGGCCCAACGCACCTCGAACCCTCATCCTGGGCTTCAAGCTGAACGTGTGA
- a CDS encoding response regulator transcription factor, protein MSILIVEDELRVRAFIARGLQEEGFRVRESADGLQTQELLRIERFDLIILDWVLPGLPGLDLLRAMRAQGDNTPVIMLTAKDTVADRVLALNAGADDYLVKPFSFEELLARIRAILRRVVQRPGPLLSHADLTLDPATRRVTRAGENIILTAREFALLRFLLEHAGEVVSRTSIVQAVWEHDLEAFSNVVEVYIRYLRAKVDAPFKLKLIHTVRSAGYVLRSQK, encoded by the coding sequence GTGTCCATTCTCATTGTAGAAGACGAGCTGAGGGTCCGAGCGTTCATCGCGCGGGGCCTGCAGGAAGAAGGCTTTCGCGTTCGGGAGAGTGCCGATGGGCTCCAGACACAGGAGCTCCTTCGCATCGAACGGTTCGACCTCATCATCCTCGACTGGGTGCTTCCCGGCTTGCCAGGCCTGGACCTCCTGCGGGCCATGCGAGCGCAGGGTGACAACACGCCGGTCATCATGCTGACCGCGAAGGACACCGTCGCCGACCGCGTTCTCGCGCTGAATGCCGGCGCCGACGACTACCTCGTCAAGCCCTTCTCCTTCGAGGAGCTGCTCGCACGCATCCGGGCCATCCTCCGTCGCGTCGTGCAGCGACCAGGTCCGCTGTTGAGTCACGCGGACCTGACCTTGGACCCCGCCACGCGAAGGGTCACCCGCGCAGGGGAGAACATCATCCTGACGGCGCGGGAGTTCGCCCTGCTGCGGTTCCTGCTCGAGCATGCGGGAGAGGTCGTCTCCCGAACGAGCATCGTCCAGGCCGTGTGGGAACACGACCTCGAGGCCTTCTCCAATGTCGTCGAAGTCTACATCCGATATCTCCGGGCCAAGGTGGATGCCCCTTTCAAGCTCAAGCTCATTCACACCGTGAGGAGCGCCGGATATGTCCTTCGGAGTCAGAAGTGA